One genomic segment of Ricinus communis isolate WT05 ecotype wild-type chromosome 3, ASM1957865v1, whole genome shotgun sequence includes these proteins:
- the LOC125369535 gene encoding uncharacterized protein LOC125369535, producing MAKAMGVLELDTIKMLNVKVDALTNLLATHNRVLETQIAQQASSSNTKPLGKHLSQPEYVQKESCKVITLHSGKEIKKDINKRKRVVNNDDNGVEIEEVDVRSKDDNECAKKGNKEDAMNDEPIVDVKPLPFPQTFMRRNLDKQFGKFLDYLKEITITIPFVDAIRDMPAWGKFLKDIISHKSKLEDYGLVSLVEESKAMYSKSPLKLKDPGSFTVTCAIGGTHFDKGLCDIGASVSLMPYSIYKRLNLDELKPTNMCLSMAKKFVTYPLGILENVLTKVRKFIIPADFVGNGGRP from the exons ATGGCAAAAGCAATGGGAGTTTTGGAGCTTGACACAATTAAAATGCTAAATGTAAAGGTAGATGCTCTCACTAATTTG CTCGCTACTCATAACCGCGTCCTTGAAACCCAAATTGCCCAACAAGCCTCTTCCTCCAACACTAAACCTTTAGGAAAGCATCTTAGCCAACCAGAGTATGTACAGAAAGAGTCTTGTAAAGTAATTACCTTGCACAGTGGTAAGGAGATTAAAAAGGATATCAATAAGAGAAAGAGAGTGGTTAATAATGATGATAATGGGGTAGAGATTGAGGAAGTGGATGTTAGAAGTAAAGATGATAATGAGTGTGCAAAGAAAGGTAATAAGGAAGATGCCATGAATGATGAACCAATAGTAGATGTTAAACCTCTTCCTTTTCCTCAAACGTTCATGAGGCGTAACTTGGATAAACAGTTTGGTAAATTCCTTGATTATCTCAAGGAAATTACTATCACTATTCCATTTGTGGATGCTATTAGGGACATGCCAGCTTGGGGTAAATTTTTGAAGGATATTATTAGTCATAAAAGCAAGCTTGAAGATTATGGCTTAGTATCTCTTGTTGAAGAATCCAAAGCTATGTACTCCAAGTCTCCACTAAAGCTTAAGGATCCAGGTTCATTTACAGTTACTTGTGCAATAGGAGGTACACATTTTGATAAAGGTTTATGTGATATTGGTGCTAGTGTTAGTCTTATGCCTTACTCTATTTACAAAAGGCTCAATCTGGATGAACTAAAGCCTACCAATATGTGTCTTTCCATGGCGAAAAAATTTGTCACATATCCACTTGGCATTTTAGAAAATGTGCTAACAAAAGTGAGGAAGTTTATAATACCAGCTGACTTTGTTGGAAATGGAGGAAGACCTTGA